The Primulina eburnea isolate SZY01 chromosome 6, ASM2296580v1, whole genome shotgun sequence genome contains a region encoding:
- the LOC140835260 gene encoding uncharacterized protein: protein MFNRCSATSGLVPVSSWADQANLLRLACKQVISFSLTSGSRSGAILRVFWSGPNVTDPSPPVPHSGKRKISEISVVSVSSPEGSGSDEELPPASGVHPLYTPDTAIVGRGPTQLAQKIMYQLPSEADAAFINSLGWSDLTRRTCSSITEGMMYIGELVERANTTRSTACQDLREGMALREQLQATIDEMKASHAKELSECQARGDEFLKEKQELLKEKHELQRLTEDQAKDIQKLKTDLKDSQAELEDAKVRHAAEVSSFKEEFLKSEEFVEICGPKAFHYLGVGFEGAVGLFHAQGYPPPGAPTDFIDFESFISSLPPDS, encoded by the exons ATGTTTAACCGATGTTCTGCTACCTCTGGACTCGTCCCTGTGAGCTCTTGGGCAGACCAAGCGAACCTGTTGAGATTAGCTTGTAAACAAGTAATAAGTTTTTCCCTTACCTCTGGGTCAAGGTCAGGGGCTATTCTTAGAGTTTTCTGGTCAGGCCCCAATGTCACTGATCCTAGCCCGCCAGTCCCGCATTCTGGTAAGCGCAAGATTTCTGAGATCTCAGTCGTGTCGGTCTCTTCTCCAGAAGGGTCAGGGTCGGATGAGGAGCTTCCCCCTGCATCAGGGGTACATCCTCTATACACACCAGATACAGCCATTGTGGGGCGGGGTCCTACTCAGCTGGCTCAAAAGATAATGTATCAGCTTCCTTCCGAAGCGGATGCGGCGTTCATTAATTCACTGGGGTGGTCTGACCTTACTCGTCGGACATGCAGCAGCATCACTGAG GGCATGATGTACATAGGGGAGTTGGTGGAGCGTGCCAACACCACTCGATCTACTGCCTGCCAAGACTTGCGCGAGGGCATGGCTCTTCGTGAACAGCTTCAAGCTACTATTGATGAGATGAAAGCGTCACATGCTAAGGAGCTTTCGGAGTGCCAAGCTCGAGGTGACGAGTTTCTGAAGGAAAAACAAGAGCTTCTGAAAGAGAAACACGAGCTCCAGCGACTGACAGAAGACCAAGCTAAAGACATCCAGAAGTTAAAGACAGATTTAAAAGATTCACAAGCTGAGCTCGAAGATGCCAAGGTGCGACACGCTGCAGAAGTTTCCTCCTTCAAAGAGGAATTTCTCAAATCCGAAGAATTTGTCGAGATCTGTGGCCCGAAAGCTTTTCACTACCTGGGGGTGGGCTTCGAGGGTGCAGTCGGCCTTTTCCATGCTCAGGGCTATCCTCCGCCAGGCGCCCCTACTGACTTTATCGACTTCGAGAGCTTCATATCGAGTCTCCCCCCCGATTCCTAG